Proteins from one Cervus canadensis isolate Bull #8, Minnesota chromosome 25, ASM1932006v1, whole genome shotgun sequence genomic window:
- the LOC122427406 gene encoding apolipoprotein F-like, with product MKAALLLCCILLSPVAAFPRNAQEGVPTFPPSISETGLPLNLLSNQILLPDPKTCQDLLHVAPSLAPLPEYLSNLALEVVLEEIGCTTEAHILQLQLVKTGGKDTTETLIRESKKHSEGEGIGKVKVMLKDLGGSPGELRRVRRSVTLVEACRQQDRWVLYETAKMIAEFAEKLPNTELVKELKAAAIDVTQKCTDESWEHLQAVSNQLVDSPEMKDFTMPIQDQLYFIKRFSTILMHIVVEFIKTQVQDIFG from the coding sequence ATGAAGGCTGCGCTGCTCCTTTGCTGTATCTTGCTGTCCCCGGTGGCTGCCTTCCCGAGAAATGCCCAGGAAGGGGTCCCGACCTTCCCGCCGTCTATATCAGAAACTGGGCTTCCTTTGAACCTGCTCTCCAACCAGATCCTTCTGCCAGACCCTAAAACTTGCCAAGATCTCTTGCATGTGGCCCCCTCCTTAGCCCCTCTGCCTGAGTACCTATCCAACTTAGCTTTGGAGGTGGTCTTGGAAGAGATTGGTTGCACAACTGAGGCTCACATTCTGCAGCTCCAGCTTGTTAAGACAGGAGGAAAGGACACCACTGAAACCCTCATCCGTGAGAGCAAAAAGCACAGTgaaggagaagggattggcaaagTTAAGGTCATGCTGAAGGATCTGGGAGGATCCCCAGGGGAGCTTAGGCGAGTGAGGCGCTCAGTTACCCTTGTGGAAGCATGTAGGCAGCAAGATAGGTGGGTGCTCTATGAGACAGCAAAAATGATAGCTGAATTTGCTGAGAAGCTCCCTAACACTGAGTTGGTAAAAGAGCTTAAAGCTGCTGCCATTGATGTCACCCAGAAGTGCACGGACGAGTCCTGGGAGCATTTGCAAGCAGTAAGCAACCAGCTAGTGGACAGCCCTGAGATGAAAGACTTCACAATGCCTATACAAGATCAGCTGTACTTTATCAAGCGCTTCTCAACCATTCTGATGCACATTGTAGTGGAGTTCATAAAGACGCAAGTCCAGGATATTTTTGGATAG
- the TIMELESS gene encoding protein timeless homolog isoform X1 codes for MMNCELLATCSALGYLEGDTYHKEPDCLESVKDLIRYLRHEDETRDVRQQLGSAQILQSDLLPILTQHRRDKPLFDAVIRLMVNLTQPALLCFGGVPQEPSLRHHFLQVLAYLQAYKEAFASEKAFGVLSEALYELLQLGWEERQEEDNLLIERILLLVRNVLHVPADLEREQRIDDDASVHDRLLWALHLSGLDDLLLFLASSPAEQQWGLHVLEVISLMFRDQSPEQLAGVGQGRLAQERRTDVAELEVLRQREMAEKKTRALQRGNRHSRFGGSYIIQGLKSIGERDLIFHKGLHNLQNYTSDLGKQPRRVPKRRQAARELSVQRRSALNVRLFLRDFCSEFLENCYNRLMGSVKDHLLREKAQQHDETYYMWALAFFMAFNRAASFRPGLVSETLSVRTFHFIEQNLTNYYEMMLTDRKEAASWARRMHLALKAYQELLATVNEMDVCPDEAVRESSRIIKNNIFYVMEYRELFLALFRKFDERFQPRSFLRDLVETTHLFLKMLERFCRNRRNLMVQNKRKRRKKRKKASAASGDAPYSPEELEAVWPSLAEQLQCCAQGSELGLDSAVPFDAASEVPVEEQRAEAMVRIQDCLLAGQAPQALSLLRSAREVWPERDVFGAQDISPEEEIQLLKQILWAPLPRQQGLEEQGAEQEDEEEEEEEEVLDVVQVSEREFNFLDYLKRFANATVLRAYLLLLRSYKQNGAHTNHCVVKMLHRLAHDLKMEALLFQLSLFYLFNRLLSDPAAGAYQELVTFAKYILGKFFALAAVNQKAFVELLFWKNTAVVREMTEGYGSQDGGSSGGRLPRWSPEEEAQLRELYLAHKDVEGQDVVDTILAHLKAAPRTRRQVIHHLVRLGLADSVKDLPRKGTQIVLWTEDQELELQRLFEEFQDSDDVLGNIMKNITAKRSRARIVDKLLALGLVAERRELYKKRRKKLAPSSLPDEEESLHDFCQEDLDEEENVPEKEDEEDEEEEGGSEAEQAQAGSVLSAECLGQSLHQEGFSAPLLWLQNCLLRAADDREEVGCSQAVPVVPLTEENEEAMENEQFQQLLRKLGVRPPASGQEIFWRIPAKLSPTQLRRMAASLSQAEGEEKLHLGLESKVSGEPGLEEEHQQEEEHQQEEEHQQEHGAHALKTLPLARKKKAGLVSPEEEGTSGGKEQLMMAPKKRQLLDSDEEQEEDKAPEVGVPGIRKKKRFQIEDDDESD; via the exons AtgatgaactgtgaacttcttgCCACATGCAGCGCCCTCGGGTACTTGGAGGGAGACACTTACCACAAGGAGCCAGACTGCTTAG AGAGTGTGAAGGACTTGATCCGCTACTTGAGGCACGAGGATGAGACGCGGGACGTGCGGCAGCAGCTGGGGTCGGCTCAGATCCTGCAGAGCGACCTCCTGCCTATCCTCACCCAGCATCGCCGCGACAAGCCTCTCTTTGATGCCGTTATCAG GCTGATGGTGAACTTGACACAACCAGCCCTGCTGTGTTTTGGCGGCGTGCCCCAGGAGCCCAGCCTCCGGCACCACTTTCTGCAGGTGCTGGCTTACTTGCAGGCTTACAAAGAG GCCTTTGCCAGTGAGAAGGCATTTGGGGTCCTCAGTGAAGCTTTGTATGAGCTACTGCAGCTG GGCTGGGAGGAACGGCAGGAGGAAGACAACTTGCTGATCGAGCGCATCCTGCTGCTGGTCAGAAACGTCCTCCACGTCCCCGCCGACCTTGAGCGGGAGCAG CGGATCGACGATGACGCCAGCGTCCACGACCGGCTTCTCTGGGCGCTGCACCTCAGTGGCCTGGACGACCTGCTCCTCTTCCTGGCCAGCTCGCCCGCGGAGCAGCAGTGGGGCCTCCACGTGCTGGAGGTCATCTCCCTGATGTTTCGTGACCAG AGCCCTGAGCAGCTGGCAGGAGTAGGGCAGGGACGCTTGGCCCAGGAGCGGAGGACAGATGTGGCGGAGCTGGAGGTGTTGCGCCAGCGAGAGATGGCGGAAAAGAAGACCCGAGCCCTGCAGCGAGGCAACAG GCATTCTCGGTTTGGGGGTTCCTACATCATCCAGGGCTTGAAATCCATTGGGGAGAGGGACCTCATCTTTCATAAAGGTCTCCACAAT CTCCAAAACTACACTTCCGACCTGGGGAAGCAGCCCCGACGGGTGCCTAAGCGTCGCCAGGCTGCCCGGGAGCTGTCCGTCCAGCGCCGCTCCGCCCTCAACGTGAGACTCTTCCTCCGGGACTTCTGCTCAGAGTTCCTAGAGAACTGTTACAACCGGCTCATGGGCTCGGTGAAG GACCACCTGCTTCGGGAGAAGGCTCAACAGCACGACGAGACCTACTACATGTGGGCCCTGGCTTTCTTCATGGCCTTCAACCGAGCTGCCTCCTTCCGGCCAGGCCTGGTTTCTGAGACCCTCAGTGTCCGCACCTTCCACTTCATTGAGCAGAACCTCACCAACTACTATGAGATGATGCTGACCGACCGCAAGGAAGCCGCCTCCTGGGCACGCCG GATGCACCTGGCCCTGAAGGCGTATCAGGAGCTGCTGGCCACGGTGAACGAGATGGACGTGTGCCCAGACGAGGCTGTGAGGGAGAGCAGCCGCATCATCAAGA ACAACATTTTCTACGTGATGGAGTACCGGGAGCTCTTCCTGGCTCTCTTTCGGAAGTTTGATGAGAGATTCCAGCCCCGCTCTTTCCTTCGTGACCTGGTGGAAACCACCCACCTCTTCCTCAAGATGTTGGAGCGGTTCTGTCGGAACCGCAGGAACCTGATGGTGCAG AACAAacgaaagagaagaaagaagagaaagaaggcatCTGCTGCTTCTGGCGATGCCCCCTACAGCCCAGAGGAGCTGGAGGCCGTGTGGCCCTCCCTGGCCGAGCAGCTGCAGTGCTGTGCCCAG GGTTCTGAGCTCGGCTTGGACTCTGCGGTTCCCTTTGACGCGGCCTCAGAGGTGCCGGTGGAAGAGCAGCGGGCAGAAGCCATGGTGCGGATCCAGGACTGCCTCCTGGCTGGCCAGGCCCCGCAGGCCCTGAGCCTCCTGAGGTCTGCCCG GGAGGTGTGGCCAGAAAGAGATGTGTTTGGTGCTCAGGACATCTCCCCAGAGGAGGAGATCCAGCTACTGAAGCAAATCCTCTGGGCCCCGCTCCCCC GCCAGCAGGGGCTGGAGGAACAAGGGGCAGAGCAAGAGgacgaagaggaggaggaggaggaggaagtgctGGACGTGGTCCAGGTGTCGGAGAGAGAATTTAACTTTCTGGACTACCTGAAACG CTTTGCAAACGCGACCGTGCTCCGAgcctacctgctgctgctgcggaGCTACAAGCAGAACGGCGCCCACACCAACCACTGCGTGGTCAAGATGCTGCACCGGCTGGCCCACGATCTCAAGATGGAAGCCCTGCTTTTCCAGCTTTCCCTCTTCTACCTCTTCAACCGTCTGCTCAGCGACCCTGCCGCCGGGGCCTACCAA GAGCTGGTGACCTTTGCCAAGTATATCCTGGGCAAGTTCTTTGCTTTGGCCGCTGTCAACCAGAAAGCCTTCGTGGAGCTGCTGTTCTGGAAGAACACCGCTGTGGTTCGAGAGATGACCGAGGGCTACGGCTCCCAGGACGGCGG ATCTTCTGGCGGCAGACTCCCCAGGTGGAGCCCAGAGGAGGAGGCCCAGCTTCGGGAACTGTACCTTGCGCATAAGGATGTGGAAG GTCAGGATGTGGTGGACACCATCTTGGCGCACCTGAAGGCCGCTCCTCGGACACGCAGGCAGGTCATCCACCACCTGGTGCGGCTGGGGCTGGCCGACAGCGTCAAGGACCTCCCGAG GAAAGGAACCCAGATTGTGCTGTGGACGGAGGACCAGGAGCTTGAGCTGCAGCGGCTTTTTGAGGAGTTCCAGGACTCCGACG ATGTCCTGGGTAACATCATGAAGAACATTACAGCCAAACGCTCACGGGCCCGAATAGTGGATAAACTGCTGGCTCTGGGGCTGGTGGCTGAGCGGCGGGAGCTGTACAAGAAACGCCGGAAGAAGCTGGCACCCTCAAGCTTG CCTGATGAAGAGGAATCGTTGCACGATTTTTGCCAGGAAGATCTAGACGAAGAGGAAAACGTGCCAGAGAAAGAGGATGaagaggatgaagaggaagaaggcGGCTCAGAAGCAGAGCAAGCCCAGGCTGGCTCCGTCCTTTCAGCTGAATGCCTGGGGCAAAGTCTGCACCAGGAAG GCTTTTCCGCTCCCCTCCTCTGGCTCCAGAACTGCCTCCTCCGAGCAGCAGATGATCGGGAAGAGGTCG GCTGCTCCCAGGCAGTTCCAGTGGTGCCACTGACAGAAGAAAATGAGGAAGCGATGGAAAATGAACAGTTCCAACAGCTGTTGCGAAAGCTAGGGGTTcggcctcctgcctctggacag GAAATCTTCTGGCGAATTCCAGCCAAACTGAGTCCCACCCAGCTCCGGAGGATGGCAGCTTCCTTGAGCCAAGCAGAAGGGGAGGAAAAGCTTCATTTAGGATTAGAATCTAAGGTCTCTGGGGAGCCAGGCCTAGAGGAGGAGCACCAACAGGAAGAGGAGCACCAACAGGAGGAGGAGCACCAACAGGAGCACGGAGCACATGCCTTGAAGACCCTCCCGTTAGCCCGGAAAAAGAAAGCAGGCCTGGTGTCACCAGAGG AGGAAGGGACCAGTGGTGGGAAAGAGCAGCTGATGATGGCACCCAAGAAGCGACAACTGCTGGACAGTGATGAGGAGCAGGAGGAAGATAAAG CACCAGAGGTGGGAGTTCCAGGAATCCGGAAGAAGAAACGGTTTCAGATTGAGGATGATGATGAAAGCGACTGA
- the TIMELESS gene encoding protein timeless homolog isoform X2: MVNLTQPALLCFGGVPQEPSLRHHFLQVLAYLQAYKEAFASEKAFGVLSEALYELLQLGWEERQEEDNLLIERILLLVRNVLHVPADLEREQRIDDDASVHDRLLWALHLSGLDDLLLFLASSPAEQQWGLHVLEVISLMFRDQSPEQLAGVGQGRLAQERRTDVAELEVLRQREMAEKKTRALQRGNRHSRFGGSYIIQGLKSIGERDLIFHKGLHNLQNYTSDLGKQPRRVPKRRQAARELSVQRRSALNVRLFLRDFCSEFLENCYNRLMGSVKDHLLREKAQQHDETYYMWALAFFMAFNRAASFRPGLVSETLSVRTFHFIEQNLTNYYEMMLTDRKEAASWARRMHLALKAYQELLATVNEMDVCPDEAVRESSRIIKNNIFYVMEYRELFLALFRKFDERFQPRSFLRDLVETTHLFLKMLERFCRNRRNLMVQNKRKRRKKRKKASAASGDAPYSPEELEAVWPSLAEQLQCCAQGSELGLDSAVPFDAASEVPVEEQRAEAMVRIQDCLLAGQAPQALSLLRSAREVWPERDVFGAQDISPEEEIQLLKQILWAPLPRQQGLEEQGAEQEDEEEEEEEEVLDVVQVSEREFNFLDYLKRFANATVLRAYLLLLRSYKQNGAHTNHCVVKMLHRLAHDLKMEALLFQLSLFYLFNRLLSDPAAGAYQELVTFAKYILGKFFALAAVNQKAFVELLFWKNTAVVREMTEGYGSQDGGSSGGRLPRWSPEEEAQLRELYLAHKDVEGQDVVDTILAHLKAAPRTRRQVIHHLVRLGLADSVKDLPRKGTQIVLWTEDQELELQRLFEEFQDSDDVLGNIMKNITAKRSRARIVDKLLALGLVAERRELYKKRRKKLAPSSLPDEEESLHDFCQEDLDEEENVPEKEDEEDEEEEGGSEAEQAQAGSVLSAECLGQSLHQEGFSAPLLWLQNCLLRAADDREEVGCSQAVPVVPLTEENEEAMENEQFQQLLRKLGVRPPASGQEIFWRIPAKLSPTQLRRMAASLSQAEGEEKLHLGLESKVSGEPGLEEEHQQEEEHQQEEEHQQEHGAHALKTLPLARKKKAGLVSPEEEGTSGGKEQLMMAPKKRQLLDSDEEQEEDKAPEVGVPGIRKKKRFQIEDDDESD; this comes from the exons ATGGTGAACTTGACACAACCAGCCCTGCTGTGTTTTGGCGGCGTGCCCCAGGAGCCCAGCCTCCGGCACCACTTTCTGCAGGTGCTGGCTTACTTGCAGGCTTACAAAGAG GCCTTTGCCAGTGAGAAGGCATTTGGGGTCCTCAGTGAAGCTTTGTATGAGCTACTGCAGCTG GGCTGGGAGGAACGGCAGGAGGAAGACAACTTGCTGATCGAGCGCATCCTGCTGCTGGTCAGAAACGTCCTCCACGTCCCCGCCGACCTTGAGCGGGAGCAG CGGATCGACGATGACGCCAGCGTCCACGACCGGCTTCTCTGGGCGCTGCACCTCAGTGGCCTGGACGACCTGCTCCTCTTCCTGGCCAGCTCGCCCGCGGAGCAGCAGTGGGGCCTCCACGTGCTGGAGGTCATCTCCCTGATGTTTCGTGACCAG AGCCCTGAGCAGCTGGCAGGAGTAGGGCAGGGACGCTTGGCCCAGGAGCGGAGGACAGATGTGGCGGAGCTGGAGGTGTTGCGCCAGCGAGAGATGGCGGAAAAGAAGACCCGAGCCCTGCAGCGAGGCAACAG GCATTCTCGGTTTGGGGGTTCCTACATCATCCAGGGCTTGAAATCCATTGGGGAGAGGGACCTCATCTTTCATAAAGGTCTCCACAAT CTCCAAAACTACACTTCCGACCTGGGGAAGCAGCCCCGACGGGTGCCTAAGCGTCGCCAGGCTGCCCGGGAGCTGTCCGTCCAGCGCCGCTCCGCCCTCAACGTGAGACTCTTCCTCCGGGACTTCTGCTCAGAGTTCCTAGAGAACTGTTACAACCGGCTCATGGGCTCGGTGAAG GACCACCTGCTTCGGGAGAAGGCTCAACAGCACGACGAGACCTACTACATGTGGGCCCTGGCTTTCTTCATGGCCTTCAACCGAGCTGCCTCCTTCCGGCCAGGCCTGGTTTCTGAGACCCTCAGTGTCCGCACCTTCCACTTCATTGAGCAGAACCTCACCAACTACTATGAGATGATGCTGACCGACCGCAAGGAAGCCGCCTCCTGGGCACGCCG GATGCACCTGGCCCTGAAGGCGTATCAGGAGCTGCTGGCCACGGTGAACGAGATGGACGTGTGCCCAGACGAGGCTGTGAGGGAGAGCAGCCGCATCATCAAGA ACAACATTTTCTACGTGATGGAGTACCGGGAGCTCTTCCTGGCTCTCTTTCGGAAGTTTGATGAGAGATTCCAGCCCCGCTCTTTCCTTCGTGACCTGGTGGAAACCACCCACCTCTTCCTCAAGATGTTGGAGCGGTTCTGTCGGAACCGCAGGAACCTGATGGTGCAG AACAAacgaaagagaagaaagaagagaaagaaggcatCTGCTGCTTCTGGCGATGCCCCCTACAGCCCAGAGGAGCTGGAGGCCGTGTGGCCCTCCCTGGCCGAGCAGCTGCAGTGCTGTGCCCAG GGTTCTGAGCTCGGCTTGGACTCTGCGGTTCCCTTTGACGCGGCCTCAGAGGTGCCGGTGGAAGAGCAGCGGGCAGAAGCCATGGTGCGGATCCAGGACTGCCTCCTGGCTGGCCAGGCCCCGCAGGCCCTGAGCCTCCTGAGGTCTGCCCG GGAGGTGTGGCCAGAAAGAGATGTGTTTGGTGCTCAGGACATCTCCCCAGAGGAGGAGATCCAGCTACTGAAGCAAATCCTCTGGGCCCCGCTCCCCC GCCAGCAGGGGCTGGAGGAACAAGGGGCAGAGCAAGAGgacgaagaggaggaggaggaggaggaagtgctGGACGTGGTCCAGGTGTCGGAGAGAGAATTTAACTTTCTGGACTACCTGAAACG CTTTGCAAACGCGACCGTGCTCCGAgcctacctgctgctgctgcggaGCTACAAGCAGAACGGCGCCCACACCAACCACTGCGTGGTCAAGATGCTGCACCGGCTGGCCCACGATCTCAAGATGGAAGCCCTGCTTTTCCAGCTTTCCCTCTTCTACCTCTTCAACCGTCTGCTCAGCGACCCTGCCGCCGGGGCCTACCAA GAGCTGGTGACCTTTGCCAAGTATATCCTGGGCAAGTTCTTTGCTTTGGCCGCTGTCAACCAGAAAGCCTTCGTGGAGCTGCTGTTCTGGAAGAACACCGCTGTGGTTCGAGAGATGACCGAGGGCTACGGCTCCCAGGACGGCGG ATCTTCTGGCGGCAGACTCCCCAGGTGGAGCCCAGAGGAGGAGGCCCAGCTTCGGGAACTGTACCTTGCGCATAAGGATGTGGAAG GTCAGGATGTGGTGGACACCATCTTGGCGCACCTGAAGGCCGCTCCTCGGACACGCAGGCAGGTCATCCACCACCTGGTGCGGCTGGGGCTGGCCGACAGCGTCAAGGACCTCCCGAG GAAAGGAACCCAGATTGTGCTGTGGACGGAGGACCAGGAGCTTGAGCTGCAGCGGCTTTTTGAGGAGTTCCAGGACTCCGACG ATGTCCTGGGTAACATCATGAAGAACATTACAGCCAAACGCTCACGGGCCCGAATAGTGGATAAACTGCTGGCTCTGGGGCTGGTGGCTGAGCGGCGGGAGCTGTACAAGAAACGCCGGAAGAAGCTGGCACCCTCAAGCTTG CCTGATGAAGAGGAATCGTTGCACGATTTTTGCCAGGAAGATCTAGACGAAGAGGAAAACGTGCCAGAGAAAGAGGATGaagaggatgaagaggaagaaggcGGCTCAGAAGCAGAGCAAGCCCAGGCTGGCTCCGTCCTTTCAGCTGAATGCCTGGGGCAAAGTCTGCACCAGGAAG GCTTTTCCGCTCCCCTCCTCTGGCTCCAGAACTGCCTCCTCCGAGCAGCAGATGATCGGGAAGAGGTCG GCTGCTCCCAGGCAGTTCCAGTGGTGCCACTGACAGAAGAAAATGAGGAAGCGATGGAAAATGAACAGTTCCAACAGCTGTTGCGAAAGCTAGGGGTTcggcctcctgcctctggacag GAAATCTTCTGGCGAATTCCAGCCAAACTGAGTCCCACCCAGCTCCGGAGGATGGCAGCTTCCTTGAGCCAAGCAGAAGGGGAGGAAAAGCTTCATTTAGGATTAGAATCTAAGGTCTCTGGGGAGCCAGGCCTAGAGGAGGAGCACCAACAGGAAGAGGAGCACCAACAGGAGGAGGAGCACCAACAGGAGCACGGAGCACATGCCTTGAAGACCCTCCCGTTAGCCCGGAAAAAGAAAGCAGGCCTGGTGTCACCAGAGG AGGAAGGGACCAGTGGTGGGAAAGAGCAGCTGATGATGGCACCCAAGAAGCGACAACTGCTGGACAGTGATGAGGAGCAGGAGGAAGATAAAG CACCAGAGGTGGGAGTTCCAGGAATCCGGAAGAAGAAACGGTTTCAGATTGAGGATGATGATGAAAGCGACTGA